One genomic segment of Erysipelotrichaceae bacterium 66202529 includes these proteins:
- a CDS encoding MBL fold metallo-hydrolase: MEDWFQIQQLDDATYVISEPKHYEETNSYLLLGTQRALLIDSGLGVADMRTITNQLTALPVTVVATHVHWNHIGSHGSYDTVLVHELERRWLEGDFPLPPAVVRSQLLKEPYQFPKAFNADAYTVWQGHVSGIVQDGDILDLGERRISILHTPGHAPGHMCFVDMERSWLYSGDLLYKGTLYCDYPSTEPLDYLHSLQRLCTLAIDRILPAHHTLNIPVTCIQAVTAAWEDLQKKGLPHHGSGQFSYEDFSIRL; encoded by the coding sequence ATGGAAGATTGGTTTCAGATCCAGCAACTGGATGACGCCACCTATGTCATTTCAGAGCCGAAGCACTATGAAGAAACAAACAGCTATCTTTTGCTTGGAACACAGCGTGCACTGCTGATTGACAGTGGTCTTGGCGTAGCTGATATGCGCACCATAACCAATCAGCTGACAGCACTTCCTGTAACCGTGGTTGCGACACATGTACACTGGAATCATATAGGAAGTCATGGCAGCTATGACACTGTACTGGTTCATGAGCTTGAACGAAGGTGGCTGGAGGGAGACTTTCCCCTGCCGCCTGCTGTGGTACGCAGCCAGTTGTTGAAAGAACCGTATCAGTTTCCGAAAGCTTTTAACGCGGATGCCTATACCGTGTGGCAGGGACATGTGAGCGGTATTGTACAGGATGGTGATATCCTTGATTTAGGCGAACGCCGTATCAGCATTTTACACACACCAGGACATGCACCTGGGCATATGTGCTTCGTAGACATGGAGAGAAGCTGGCTGTACAGCGGCGATCTTCTGTATAAGGGAACGCTCTATTGCGATTATCCATCTACAGAGCCGCTGGATTATTTACACTCCTTGCAAAGGCTTTGTACTCTTGCGATTGATCGTATCCTTCCAGCTCATCATACACTAAATATCCCGGTTACCTGCATACAAGCTGTAACAGCTGCATGGGAAGACTTGCAAAAGAAGGGGCTGCCGCACCATGGCAGCGGACAATTTTCCTATGAGGATTTCTCCATCCGGCTGTAG
- a CDS encoding aspartate-semialdehyde dehydrogenase produces the protein MKTYKVAILGATGAVGQEMLKILMERDFPVSELHLLASARSAGKKITVAGKEYTVEETTENSFDGMDIVLGAAENDIAEKYLPIAAAKGAIVVDNSSAFRLHEDVPLIVPEVNPQAVREHHGIIANPNCATIIALVALQPLHAYANAKRMVVSTYQAVSGAGVNGIRELNQQVGALAHGKEVEVNTFQYQIAYNLIPQIGGFNEAGYSSEEMKMQNEGRKIMGNPELCVNCTCIRVPVIRSHSESIMVEFEKEISVEKARELLQNAPGVKLVDDPQNMVYPMPLDTTDQDLVFVGRIREDMSNHANALSFWCCGDQVRKGAATNAVQIAELVIQEKER, from the coding sequence ATGAAAACATACAAGGTCGCAATACTCGGTGCCACAGGCGCTGTCGGGCAGGAAATGCTTAAAATTCTGATGGAGCGTGACTTCCCTGTCAGTGAACTGCATCTTTTGGCAAGTGCCAGAAGTGCCGGAAAGAAAATCACCGTTGCAGGAAAGGAGTATACCGTTGAGGAAACGACAGAGAACAGCTTTGACGGTATGGATATCGTATTGGGAGCCGCAGAAAATGATATTGCGGAGAAGTATCTTCCCATCGCTGCCGCAAAGGGTGCAATCGTTGTGGATAACAGCTCTGCGTTCCGTTTGCATGAGGATGTTCCTTTGATTGTACCGGAGGTGAATCCGCAGGCTGTACGGGAGCATCACGGCATTATCGCAAATCCGAATTGTGCAACAATTATCGCATTGGTTGCATTACAGCCGCTGCATGCATATGCAAATGCTAAGCGTATGGTCGTTTCCACCTATCAGGCTGTGAGTGGTGCCGGTGTCAATGGGATCCGCGAGCTGAACCAGCAGGTTGGAGCGCTGGCGCATGGAAAAGAGGTTGAAGTCAATACCTTCCAGTATCAGATTGCCTACAATCTGATTCCGCAGATTGGCGGATTCAATGAGGCCGGGTATTCCAGTGAGGAAATGAAGATGCAGAATGAGGGAAGAAAAATCATGGGCAATCCTGAGCTTTGTGTGAATTGCACCTGTATTCGGGTGCCGGTCATCCGCTCCCATTCCGAATCCATCATGGTGGAATTCGAGAAGGAAATCAGCGTAGAAAAAGCTAGGGAGCTGCTGCAGAATGCACCGGGTGTGAAGCTTGTGGATGATCCTCAAAATATGGTTTATCCGATGCCGCTGGATACGACAGATCAGGATTTGGTATTTGTAGGACGGATTCGCGAGGATATGAGCAATCATGCCAATGCACTGAGCTTCTGGTGCTGTGGAGATCAGGTACGAAAGGGTGCCGCTACGAATGCAGTTCAGATCGCCGAGCTGGTCATACAGGAAAAGGAAAGATAA
- a CDS encoding aspartate kinase: MIKITKFGGSSVANAQQFRKVRNIIESDPARRFVVVSASGREHKKDNKVTDLLYLIEAHLKYSVDHLSLFHLIEERFLSIKNDLGLSYPIEEDLNELKGKLNKTMSTDYLVSRGEYLTAKLMAEYLSFPFVDAKDIITFRYDGKIDFDATKYRMDNYMKKHDRFVIPGFYGALPDGTVRTMSRGGSDITGSILADILNADMYENWTDVSGILMADPRIVHHPKRINTITYSELRELSYMGASVLHEEAIFPVKEKNIPINILNTNHPEEGGTIIVEKDDHPSEQMITGIAGKKNFTVIAIYKNHMSDEVGIIRRALEVCENYRISIEHIPSGIDSFSIVVNSEDVKDVIYDMVGDMKKACNADEIKIIDNISLIATVGRQMMYRPGISGKLFAVLGKNNINIRMIAQGTDEMNIIVGVENKDYEKTVETIYNNFVV; this comes from the coding sequence ATGATCAAAATAACAAAATTCGGCGGTTCCTCGGTTGCAAATGCACAGCAGTTCCGCAAGGTGAGAAATATTATAGAAAGTGATCCTGCCCGGCGCTTTGTTGTCGTCAGCGCCTCCGGACGTGAGCACAAAAAGGACAACAAGGTAACTGACCTGCTGTATCTGATAGAAGCACATTTAAAATACAGTGTTGACCATCTTTCCCTGTTTCATTTGATTGAGGAGCGCTTTCTCTCAATCAAAAATGATCTGGGTCTGAGCTATCCGATCGAGGAGGATCTCAATGAGCTGAAAGGAAAGCTGAATAAGACCATGTCCACGGATTATCTGGTTTCCCGCGGGGAATATCTGACCGCAAAGCTGATGGCAGAATACCTCAGCTTCCCGTTTGTGGACGCAAAGGATATTATCACGTTTCGCTACGATGGCAAAATTGATTTCGATGCAACCAAATACCGCATGGACAATTATATGAAAAAGCATGACCGCTTTGTTATTCCAGGCTTCTATGGGGCATTGCCGGATGGAACAGTGCGTACAATGTCCCGTGGGGGAAGTGATATTACCGGCTCGATACTGGCAGATATCCTGAATGCGGATATGTATGAAAACTGGACAGATGTTTCCGGTATTCTGATGGCAGACCCAAGAATCGTACATCACCCGAAGCGGATCAACACCATCACCTACAGTGAGCTGCGTGAGCTGTCTTATATGGGCGCAAGTGTTTTGCATGAGGAAGCGATCTTCCCGGTTAAGGAAAAAAACATTCCGATCAATATCCTGAATACCAATCATCCGGAGGAGGGTGGAACTATTATCGTGGAAAAGGATGACCATCCAAGTGAACAGATGATTACTGGTATTGCAGGGAAGAAAAATTTTACTGTAATCGCTATTTATAAGAACCATATGTCGGATGAAGTCGGTATCATCCGCCGTGCATTGGAGGTATGCGAAAATTACCGGATCAGCATTGAGCATATACCGAGTGGAATTGATTCCTTTAGTATCGTGGTTAATTCCGAGGATGTGAAGGATGTCATATATGATATGGTAGGCGATATGAAAAAGGCCTGCAATGCGGATGAAATAAAAATTATTGATAACATTTCCCTGATTGCAACAGTAGGCCGTCAGATGATGTATCGTCCAGGTATCAGCGGTAAGCTGTTTGCAGTGCTTGGAAAAAACAATATCAATATCCGAATGATTGCGCAGGGTACAGATGAAATGAATATCATCGTCGGTGTGGAGAATAAGGATTATGAGAAAACGGTGGAAACCATCTACAATAATTTTGTGGTGTAA
- a CDS encoding homoserine dehydrogenase, giving the protein MNIAILGYGTVGSGVKEIIDHAVTNSTKQLHVSYILIRKGKEKTLPYMCDDIQTILDDADVDVVVETMGGLEPAHTYILQALKSGKHVVTANKAVIAAYLKEFTDTAREHNVRIYYEASTGGGIPWIEGLAKAMRIDEVDRIHGIFNGTSNYILDHMQRYHASFEDILKEAQELGYAEADPSADIDGYDICNKLRISASLAYDFHVPDTFPVFGIRNITKEDVSYFSSLGYAVRLIAKTRRNQNRYGCVVEPVLFEAGSLESNTQDNYNLITLHGKTIGDLKFFGQGAGKLPTANAIVQDLIDLNEGVTHMDPAFTHTMVYDETLCLRDYILRVDEAARNELQDFSYEVKVFEGQEYLHIQKAEVYEMHQVMERMLKLDNHAFMASIYEREDD; this is encoded by the coding sequence ATGAATATAGCAATACTCGGTTATGGAACCGTCGGCTCTGGGGTAAAAGAAATTATCGATCACGCGGTAACAAATAGCACAAAACAGTTACACGTATCCTATATACTGATCCGCAAGGGGAAAGAGAAAACTCTTCCTTATATGTGTGATGATATACAGACCATTCTGGATGATGCAGATGTGGATGTTGTTGTAGAAACTATGGGAGGTCTTGAGCCTGCGCATACGTATATTCTGCAGGCCCTGAAAAGCGGTAAGCATGTCGTTACTGCCAACAAAGCGGTAATTGCCGCTTATCTGAAGGAGTTTACGGATACCGCAAGAGAACACAATGTCCGAATTTACTATGAGGCAAGCACCGGCGGCGGTATTCCATGGATCGAAGGTCTGGCAAAGGCGATGCGTATTGATGAGGTTGACCGCATACACGGGATTTTCAATGGGACAAGCAATTATATTCTGGATCACATGCAGCGCTATCACGCATCCTTTGAAGATATTTTGAAGGAGGCACAGGAGCTGGGCTATGCAGAGGCTGATCCTAGTGCAGATATCGACGGTTATGATATTTGTAATAAGCTGCGTATCTCTGCCAGCCTTGCATATGATTTCCACGTGCCGGATACCTTCCCGGTATTTGGTATCCGCAATATTACCAAGGAGGATGTATCCTATTTCTCATCCCTTGGCTATGCTGTCCGGCTGATTGCCAAAACCCGCCGCAATCAGAATCGTTACGGCTGTGTGGTGGAGCCGGTGCTGTTTGAAGCAGGCTCACTGGAAAGCAATACACAGGATAACTACAATCTGATAACTCTGCATGGTAAAACGATTGGAGATTTAAAATTTTTCGGACAGGGAGCCGGAAAGCTGCCCACTGCCAATGCCATCGTCCAGGATCTGATTGACCTTAACGAAGGTGTTACGCACATGGATCCTGCCTTTACCCATACGATGGTTTATGATGAAACGCTTTGTCTGCGGGATTATATCCTGCGTGTTGACGAAGCGGCGCGCAATGAGCTGCAGGATTTCAGCTATGAAGTAAAAGTCTTTGAGGGGCAGGAGTATCTGCATATACAGAAGGCGGAGGTATATGAGATGCATCAGGTGATGGAACGGATGCTGAAGCTGGACAATCATGCATTTATGGCAAGCATCTATGAAAGGGAGGATGACTAG
- a CDS encoding threonine synthase, whose amino-acid sequence MEKIYTSTRNKALARTPKEAVLKGIAEDGGLFVYDGLDTLSLPLQDMMQMTYEEMAETILQLLLPDFSREEVQECVKNAYQGKFTDSQITPLHKAKDTNILELFHGPTCAFKDVGLRMLPQLMSKSLKQHPDEKVMILTATSGDTGKAALEGFLDVERTGITVFYPDNGVSNIQRLQMVTTKGNNTCVCAIQGNFDDAQSNVKKIFQDTDLSKRLKEKGITLSSANSINIGRLIPQVVYYVYAYKEMVRTKEIAFGEAVNFCVPTGNYGNVLAGYYAKLMGLPVNRFIVASNSNNVLYDFLKDGVYDRNRPFYKTISPSMDILISSNLERLLYYKSGKDADYIAALMKELEETGRYQVREDIFDSVRADFAGGYCDDEACAAAIREVYEESGYVMDPHTAIAYKVMKEYAQEDGEHKCVLLSTASPYKFAPAVYEAIFGKEELDEFTCMEKLQQKSGVEMPRPLAELAKLEVRHKHLIDKDEMTSFVERIGKEMFHD is encoded by the coding sequence ATGGAGAAAATATATACAAGTACGAGAAACAAAGCGCTGGCGCGCACACCGAAGGAAGCGGTCTTAAAGGGAATTGCCGAGGATGGCGGTCTGTTTGTCTATGACGGACTGGATACCTTATCACTGCCCTTGCAGGATATGATGCAGATGACCTATGAAGAAATGGCAGAAACTATATTGCAGCTGCTGCTACCGGACTTCAGCAGAGAAGAGGTACAGGAATGTGTCAAAAACGCCTATCAGGGAAAATTCACAGATTCGCAGATCACACCGCTTCATAAGGCTAAAGATACCAATATACTGGAGCTGTTTCACGGGCCTACCTGTGCGTTCAAGGATGTCGGACTGCGTATGCTTCCGCAGCTGATGAGCAAATCGCTGAAGCAGCATCCCGATGAAAAGGTTATGATTCTCACGGCGACAAGCGGAGATACCGGAAAAGCAGCACTGGAAGGCTTTCTGGATGTGGAACGCACCGGAATTACGGTATTTTATCCGGATAACGGAGTATCCAATATTCAGCGGCTGCAGATGGTGACGACCAAAGGAAACAACACCTGTGTCTGTGCTATTCAGGGGAATTTTGATGATGCACAATCCAATGTGAAAAAAATCTTTCAGGATACAGATCTGTCAAAGCGCCTGAAGGAGAAGGGAATCACCTTATCCAGTGCAAACTCCATCAATATCGGACGGTTGATTCCACAGGTTGTTTATTATGTATACGCATATAAGGAAATGGTGCGCACGAAGGAAATTGCATTTGGTGAGGCAGTGAATTTCTGTGTGCCTACCGGAAATTATGGAAATGTGCTGGCCGGCTATTATGCCAAGCTGATGGGACTGCCTGTGAACCGGTTTATTGTCGCATCCAATTCCAATAATGTATTATATGACTTTTTAAAGGATGGTGTTTATGATCGAAACCGCCCGTTCTATAAAACGATATCTCCGAGTATGGATATTCTGATTTCCAGTAATCTGGAACGTCTGCTGTATTATAAGAGCGGCAAGGATGCAGATTATATCGCAGCCCTTATGAAGGAATTAGAGGAAACCGGCCGGTATCAGGTACGGGAGGATATTTTCGATTCTGTCCGTGCTGATTTTGCGGGCGGCTATTGTGATGATGAAGCCTGTGCTGCTGCCATACGTGAAGTTTATGAGGAAAGCGGCTATGTCATGGATCCGCATACGGCAATCGCATATAAGGTGATGAAGGAATATGCGCAGGAGGACGGGGAGCATAAATGTGTCCTGTTATCTACGGCAAGCCCGTATAAATTTGCACCTGCTGTTTATGAGGCGATTTTCGGAAAAGAGGAGCTGGATGAATTTACCTGTATGGAGAAGCTTCAGCAAAAAAGCGGTGTAGAAATGCCACGTCCGCTGGCTGAGCTGGCAAAGCTGGAAGTCCGTCACAAGCATCTAATTGATAAGGATGAAATGACATCCTTTGTGGAAAGGATCGGGAAGGAGATGTTCCATGATTAA
- a CDS encoding homoserine kinase has protein sequence MIKVRVPATSANLGVGYDCMGLALDDYATVTFEVIAHGLEILGCEEAYCNEDNLFYQAFLEGLKYMNETVPGIRITVDTDIPYARGLGSSATCIVAGLAGANALFQNRMNRYELFDLATRMEGHPDNIAPAIFGGLCVSFMEEGKPNMIRYGVKRDLQFVTMIPDYEVSTKSAREVLPNNMSYAQAVYQMGRCAALAKAIEIGNAMIMKRACTDQMQEPYRKELIPEYADVNKLCEDAGMITMYISGSGSTMIALTQEETDAGVLAETIKKRYPTWDVRILKATYDGVQSEVC, from the coding sequence ATGATTAAGGTACGTGTACCGGCAACAAGTGCCAATCTGGGTGTCGGCTATGACTGTATGGGACTTGCATTAGACGATTACGCAACAGTGACCTTTGAGGTAATTGCACATGGTCTGGAAATTCTTGGCTGTGAGGAGGCCTATTGCAATGAGGATAACCTGTTTTATCAGGCGTTTCTGGAAGGCTTGAAATATATGAATGAAACAGTTCCCGGTATTCGGATCACGGTGGATACCGATATTCCCTATGCTAGGGGGCTAGGCAGCAGCGCCACCTGCATTGTTGCAGGACTGGCAGGTGCTAATGCGCTCTTTCAAAATCGCATGAACCGTTATGAGCTGTTTGACCTGGCAACCCGTATGGAGGGACATCCGGATAATATAGCACCGGCAATTTTCGGGGGACTGTGTGTTTCCTTCATGGAGGAAGGAAAACCGAATATGATCCGTTACGGCGTGAAGCGTGACCTGCAGTTTGTGACGATGATTCCGGATTATGAGGTCAGCACTAAGTCTGCGCGGGAAGTGCTTCCAAACAATATGAGCTATGCACAGGCGGTTTACCAGATGGGACGCTGTGCTGCTTTAGCAAAGGCGATAGAAATCGGAAATGCGATGATTATGAAAAGGGCCTGTACAGATCAAATGCAGGAGCCTTACCGTAAGGAACTGATTCCGGAATATGCCGATGTAAATAAGCTGTGTGAGGATGCCGGCATGATTACCATGTATATATCCGGGAGCGGTTCAACCATGATCGCCCTGACCCAGGAGGAGACTGATGCAGGCGTGTTAGCGGAAACCATAAAAAAACGATATCCGACCTGGGATGTACGAATTCTGAAGGCAACCTATGATGGTGTTCAAAGCGAGGTGTGCTGA
- a CDS encoding ACT domain-containing protein: protein MEKYYIVDSTILPDVLDKVIEARTLLQNGEVKQVSEAVKRVGISRGTYYKYKDYVFLPAQGMSERKAVISLMLHHDKGILSEVLNTMSSVNANILTINQNIPIHEWASVVLSFDLCEMAVSIDELMERLRTCRGVSNLRLIAVE, encoded by the coding sequence ATGGAAAAATATTATATTGTAGACAGTACGATTCTGCCGGATGTACTCGATAAGGTGATCGAAGCACGGACACTGCTGCAAAACGGGGAAGTGAAGCAGGTGAGTGAAGCCGTTAAACGGGTTGGAATCAGTCGGGGAACCTATTATAAATATAAAGATTATGTCTTTCTGCCTGCGCAGGGGATGAGTGAGCGAAAGGCTGTTATTTCCTTGATGCTGCATCATGACAAAGGAATCCTTTCTGAGGTACTGAATACCATGTCCAGCGTAAATGCAAATATATTAACGATCAATCAGAATATACCGATCCATGAATGGGCATCTGTTGTATTATCCTTCGATTTGTGTGAGATGGCGGTATCCATTGATGAATTGATGGAACGTCTGCGCACCTGCCGCGGTGTCAGTAATTTGCGTCTGATTGCCGTTGAATAA
- a CDS encoding TIGR01906 family membrane protein has translation MKQLLEKLTTLAAYTAAVCTIVILLVTSININCFDKDFYKTEYASLETAQSLGMTEKDLNKATDALLDYLQDRRDNINVTVAVKGTETKAFNARESSHMVDVRTLYHFAMVLRNVAIILLVASLVYMAVRLKGGMLTIFSINYMKTAILAAVFFAMLAGWAYVDFDAFWTTFHKLAFRNDLWLLNPDTDLMINLFPAEFFSTMVFRIVGMFATGFIGLFVLCYLFLRHQLHKLHGELHHE, from the coding sequence ATGAAACAGCTGTTAGAAAAACTAACGACATTGGCGGCATACACTGCCGCTGTCTGCACAATCGTAATTTTGCTGGTTACGAGCATAAATATAAACTGCTTTGATAAGGATTTTTATAAAACGGAATATGCTTCACTGGAAACTGCACAATCTCTTGGCATGACAGAGAAAGACCTCAATAAGGCGACGGATGCATTGCTGGATTATCTGCAGGATCGACGAGATAATATCAATGTTACCGTAGCTGTTAAGGGAACGGAAACCAAGGCATTTAACGCAAGAGAATCTTCTCATATGGTGGACGTGCGTACATTGTATCATTTTGCTATGGTATTAAGAAATGTAGCTATAATCCTGCTGGTGGCTTCTCTGGTCTATATGGCGGTGCGTTTAAAGGGCGGCATGCTGACGATTTTCAGTATCAATTACATGAAAACCGCAATCCTGGCAGCCGTATTCTTTGCGATGCTGGCAGGCTGGGCTTATGTTGATTTTGATGCCTTTTGGACGACCTTCCATAAGCTTGCTTTCCGCAATGATCTGTGGCTGCTGAATCCGGATACGGATTTAATGATCAACCTTTTTCCTGCAGAATTCTTTTCCACCATGGTCTTTCGTATTGTAGGTATGTTTGCGACCGGATTTATTGGATTATTCGTTCTCTGTTATCTGTTCCTGAGACATCAGCTGCATAAGCTGCATGGTGAGCTTCATCATGAGTAA
- the maf gene encoding septum formation protein Maf — MSKRRLILASASPRRQELLQDIGYPFDIVTADCEETFDHTASVFSAIEQIALVKARTVWEHHPEAVVLGADTMVCYENQMMGKPRSREDAYHMLKQLSGRTHTVISGVAIVWKGKAELFHEETSVTFYDLDEDLLMKYLDSSEPYDKAGAYGIQGMGKLFVREIHGDYFNVMGLPVAAVYRRIKPYLEKN, encoded by the coding sequence ATGAGTAAGCGGCGGCTCATTTTAGCCAGTGCTTCTCCAAGGCGGCAGGAGCTGTTACAGGATATCGGCTATCCTTTTGATATTGTAACGGCAGATTGCGAGGAAACGTTTGATCATACTGCCTCAGTTTTTTCTGCTATTGAACAGATTGCGCTGGTTAAGGCACGCACTGTTTGGGAGCATCATCCTGAAGCGGTGGTTCTTGGAGCGGATACAATGGTCTGTTATGAAAATCAGATGATGGGGAAGCCGCGAAGCCGTGAAGATGCATACCATATGCTGAAGCAGCTTAGTGGCAGGACGCATACCGTAATCAGTGGTGTTGCCATCGTATGGAAAGGAAAGGCGGAATTGTTTCACGAAGAAACAAGCGTTACCTTTTATGACCTCGATGAGGATTTGCTTATGAAATATCTCGACAGCAGTGAACCGTATGACAAAGCAGGAGCTTATGGCATTCAGGGGATGGGGAAATTGTTTGTCAGAGAAATTCACGGTGATTATTTCAATGTTATGGGACTGCCTGTTGCGGCTGTATACCGGCGCATAAAACCATATCTGGAAAAAAATTAA
- a CDS encoding ion transporter, whose product MKQRTFQIITVDDGSYMPSKIFDLFMMALIIISIISVIISTFDNVPSTVSWWLTRLEYVSITAFTFEYIARVWTADIVFPDKGIIMSRVKYIFSFLALIDFISILPFYLPFITNVDLRSLRALRLFRMFRIFKSGRYFTALTIIVNVLKRKKEQLVSSITVVAVLMLISSIIIYFFEHDAQPTVFSNAFSGLWWSIATLTTVGYGDIYPITIMGKILSAFIAILGIGIVAVPTGIISAGFNEDLDEEKQSDADDLQYCPYCGKKLKK is encoded by the coding sequence GTGAAGCAAAGAACCTTTCAAATAATCACGGTTGATGATGGTTCCTATATGCCCAGCAAAATATTTGATTTATTTATGATGGCTCTTATCATTATCAGCATTATCAGCGTCATTATTTCAACCTTTGACAATGTACCTAGCACTGTCTCATGGTGGCTTACGAGGTTAGAATATGTTTCCATCACAGCATTTACTTTTGAATATATCGCCAGAGTATGGACAGCCGATATAGTATTTCCTGATAAAGGTATCATTATGTCTAGAGTTAAATATATTTTTTCATTTCTGGCACTAATAGATTTTATATCCATACTGCCATTTTATTTACCGTTTATCACAAATGTAGACCTTCGTTCCCTTAGAGCATTGCGGCTATTTCGTATGTTTCGTATTTTTAAATCAGGCAGATATTTTACTGCATTAACAATTATAGTAAATGTATTAAAGAGAAAGAAAGAGCAGCTGGTATCATCCATAACGGTTGTTGCAGTACTAATGCTGATTTCTTCTATCATTATATATTTCTTCGAACATGATGCACAGCCGACTGTTTTTTCTAATGCATTCTCTGGCTTATGGTGGTCAATCGCCACCTTGACTACCGTCGGATATGGCGATATATATCCCATTACAATTATGGGAAAGATATTAAGCGCATTTATAGCAATTTTGGGTATCGGCATTGTTGCTGTACCCACAGGAATTATAAGTGCAGGGTTTAATGAAGATCTGGATGAAGAAAAGCAAAGCGATGCAGACGATCTGCAGTATTGTCCATATTGTGGAAAAAAGCTAAAAAAGTAA